GCTTATAGCCTATCGAAAAAGCACCTAAAACAATAAAGATAAATGAAAAAATAATTATGATTTTTTTCATTATTTAAAGTTTTTAGTTACTCCGATATTATCAAGCTTTATGCTCTCGCCATTGCTAAATTTTAGCTCTAAATCAACTTTATCACCATCTTTTAATGGTTTGTTTAGATCCATAAGCATAATGTGTAAACCGCCAGGAGCTAGTTTTGTTTCGCCATTTTTTGGGATCACTGCATCTTCGATTTGAACCATAGCCATCATGCCATCATTCATTTTGTGTGTATGAATTTCTGTACTTTTGCAAACGCTTGAGTGAGCGCCAATAAGC
This genomic interval from Campylobacter concisus contains the following:
- a CDS encoding copper chaperone PCu(A)C; this encodes MKKIVFGAMLAASALMAADISLENVRARDTKPGTNNSAIFMDIKNASNSDVKLIGAHSSVCKSTEIHTHKMNDGMMAMVQIEDAVIPKNGETKLAPGGLHIMLMDLNKPLKDGDKVDLELKFSNGESIKLDNIGVTKNFK